A window of Bufo gargarizans isolate SCDJY-AF-19 chromosome 9, ASM1485885v1, whole genome shotgun sequence contains these coding sequences:
- the LOC122945957 gene encoding olfactory receptor 8B12-like, translating to MDHTNVSEIKYFIIAGVSDVPMIHILIFLLVLLIYLFTVGGNLTILLLVCLDPQLHTPMYFFLCNLSILDICCSTNNLNNVIISFISGDNRVSVLSCIVQIFIFLSLTCGELLVLAAMSYDRYVAICNPLCYHMIMDCKTCAILVIVCWLLGALESIPIFGELLRFSCYKSNVVNHFFCDIMPVQKLSCSDAYFLDLYILTVGVVISAFTPFLLTFVSYVFIIAAILKIRSTSGRHKAFYTCSSHLTVVILLYTTLAIQYMRPHSLVNLDSNKLMSLFNTAAVPILNPLIYSLKNKDVKAAFRRRMRYVFCVLY from the exons ATGGATCACACCAATGTAAGTGAGATAAAATATTTCATCATCGCTGGGGTCTCTGATGTCCCTATGATACACATTTTAATTTTCCTTCTGGTTCTCCTTATTTATCTTTTCACTGTTGGTGGCAACTTGACCATTCTTCTACTGGTTTGCCTGGACCCTCAGCTCCATACCCCCATGTATTTCTTCCTATGTAACTTGTCCATTCTAGATATCTGTTGCTCAACGAACAATCTGAATAATGTTATCATATCTTTCATATCAGGAGATAATAGAGTTTCTGTCCTCAGTTGTATAGTACAGATTTTCATATTTTTGTCTTTGACGTGTGGTGAGCTTTTAGTCTTAGCTGCAATGAGTTATGACCGGTATGTGGCTATCTGTAATCCTTTGTGTTATCACATGATCATGGATTGTAAAACATGTGCAATACTGGTCATTGTATGCTGGTTATTAGGCGCATTGGAAAGCATACCAATTTTTGGGGAATTATTAAGGTTTTCCTGCTACAAGTCAAACGTGGTCAACCATTTCTTCTGTGATATAATGCCAGTGCAGAAATTGTCTTGCAGTGATGCCTATTTTCTGGACCTTTACATTCTCACTGTAGGGGTTGTCATTTCAGCTTTTACTCCCTTTCTTTTGACATTTGTTTCCTATGTCTTCATTATTGCAGCTATACTGAAGATTCGCTCAACCAGTGGAAGGCATAAGGCCTTTTACACATGTTCCTCACACCTCACAGTTGTCATTCTTCTCTACACTACACTTGCCATTCAGTACATGAGGCCACATTCCTTGGTCAACTTAGACTCAAACAAACTAATGTCTCTGTTTAACACGGCAGCTGTGCCCATATTAAACCCACTGATTtacagtttaaaaaataaagatgtCAAAGCTGCTTTTCGAAGGAGGATGAGAT atgtcttctgtgttttgtac